The proteins below are encoded in one region of Enhydrobacter sp.:
- the tkt gene encoding transketolase: MTAQTAAPRDMANAIRALAMDAVQQAESGHPGMPMGMADVATVLFSKFLKFDPADPHWPDRDRFILSAGHGSMLLYALLYLTGYADMTLDELKHFRQLGSRTAGHPEYGHASGIETTTGPLGQGLGNSVGFAFAERLLRDRFGADIVDHYTYVITGDGCQMEGVGQEAITLAGHLGLGRLIVLYDDNGISIDGPTSLSTSEDHKKRFAAAGWHVQSVDGLDQDAVARAIRRARNVADKPSLIACKTVIGYGAPTKAGTAATHGSPLGKEEVAGARQKLGWTAPPFEIPEPIFTAWRKVGARGKSVRRKWLKRHAEMNAGDRAEFDRRQKGELPAAVSEAVAAFKARIAADKPSWATRKSSQEALEVINPVLPDTVGGSADLTGSNNTKTAGLRLATAQDPGGRYIHYGIREHAMAAAMNGMALHGGIIPYGGTFLVFTDYCRPSIRLAALMGIRVIYVMTHDSIGLGEDGPTHQPIEHLAALRAIPNLQVLRPADTIETAECWQLALESRKTPSVIALTRQNLPTLRGASDSNLCARGAYLLAGQATAPIRLIASGSEVHLALAARDLLAKDGLDAAVVSMPSWELFAHQSDSYRHEVMGGDGTVRVACEAAGGFGWERWLGSRGEFVGMKTFGASAKASDLFRHFGITAEAIAAAARRLAQ; this comes from the coding sequence ATGACCGCACAAACCGCTGCACCTCGCGACATGGCGAACGCTATCCGGGCCCTGGCCATGGATGCCGTGCAGCAGGCGGAGTCCGGCCATCCCGGCATGCCGATGGGCATGGCCGACGTCGCCACGGTGCTGTTCTCCAAGTTCCTGAAGTTCGATCCCGCCGATCCGCACTGGCCCGACCGCGACCGCTTCATCCTGTCGGCCGGCCACGGCTCGATGCTGCTCTACGCGCTGCTTTATCTCACCGGCTACGCCGACATGACGCTCGACGAGCTGAAGCATTTCCGCCAGCTGGGCAGCCGCACCGCGGGCCATCCCGAGTACGGCCATGCCAGCGGCATCGAGACGACGACCGGCCCCCTGGGCCAGGGACTCGGCAATTCGGTCGGCTTCGCGTTCGCCGAACGGCTGCTGCGCGATCGTTTCGGCGCCGACATCGTCGATCACTATACCTACGTGATCACCGGCGACGGCTGTCAGATGGAGGGCGTCGGCCAAGAGGCGATTACCCTCGCCGGCCATCTCGGTCTCGGCCGCCTGATCGTGCTCTACGACGACAACGGCATCTCCATCGATGGCCCGACCTCGCTCTCGACGTCGGAGGATCACAAGAAACGCTTCGCCGCCGCGGGCTGGCACGTGCAGTCGGTCGACGGGCTCGACCAAGACGCGGTCGCGCGGGCGATCCGCCGCGCCCGCAACGTCGCCGACAAGCCCTCGCTGATCGCCTGCAAGACCGTGATCGGCTATGGCGCGCCGACCAAGGCCGGCACCGCTGCCACGCACGGTTCGCCGCTCGGCAAGGAGGAAGTCGCCGGGGCGCGCCAGAAGCTCGGCTGGACGGCACCGCCTTTCGAGATTCCCGAGCCGATCTTCACCGCCTGGCGCAAGGTCGGCGCGCGCGGCAAGTCCGTGCGGCGCAAATGGCTCAAGCGTCATGCCGAGATGAATGCCGGCGATCGCGCGGAGTTCGACCGGCGCCAGAAGGGTGAGCTGCCGGCGGCGGTCAGCGAGGCGGTCGCGGCCTTCAAGGCCCGGATCGCGGCCGACAAGCCGTCGTGGGCGACGCGCAAGTCGAGCCAGGAAGCGCTCGAGGTCATCAACCCTGTGCTGCCCGACACGGTGGGCGGCTCGGCCGACCTCACCGGCTCCAACAACACCAAGACCGCGGGCCTTCGCCTGGCGACGGCGCAGGATCCGGGCGGGCGCTACATCCACTACGGCATTCGCGAGCATGCGATGGCGGCGGCCATGAACGGCATGGCCCTGCACGGCGGCATCATCCCCTACGGCGGCACCTTTCTCGTGTTCACGGACTATTGCCGGCCATCGATCCGGCTCGCCGCCCTGATGGGCATCCGCGTCATCTACGTGATGACGCACGATTCGATCGGCCTCGGCGAGGACGGCCCGACGCATCAGCCGATCGAGCATCTGGCCGCCCTGCGGGCGATACCGAACCTACAGGTGCTGCGGCCGGCCGACACGATCGAGACGGCCGAATGCTGGCAGCTCGCGCTCGAATCGAGGAAGACGCCCAGTGTCATCGCGCTGACGCGCCAGAACCTGCCGACCCTACGCGGGGCCTCCGACAGCAATCTCTGTGCGCGTGGCGCCTATCTCCTCGCCGGCCAGGCGACCGCACCGATCCGGCTGATCGCCTCGGGGTCGGAAGTGCATCTTGCCCTCGCGGCCCGCGATCTTCTGGCGAAGGACGGGCTCGATGCGGCGGTCGTGTCGATGCCGTCGTGGGAACTTTTCGCGCATCAGAGCGATAGCTATCGGCATGAAGTCATGGGCGGCGACGGCACCGTCCGCGTCGCCTGCGAGGCGGCCGGCGGCTTCGGCTGGGAGCGCTGGCTGGGTTCGAGAGGCGAGTTCGTCGGCATGAAGACCTTCGGCGCATCGGCCAAGGCTTCGGATCTCTTCAGGCATTTCGGCATCACGGCCGAGGCGATCGCCGCGGCGGCGCGCCGGCTGGCGCAATAG
- a CDS encoding cell division protein ZapA has translation MPEVSINIANRTYELACGAGEERRVQELAAYVDEKVTELRKQLPGAPEIKLMVFASLLLAEESREARGIARQAATARASATDDSETLATALEELITSRVDKMSKKMSGAA, from the coding sequence ATGCCCGAAGTGTCGATCAATATCGCCAACCGGACCTATGAACTTGCCTGTGGCGCGGGCGAGGAGCGCCGGGTCCAGGAACTGGCTGCCTATGTCGACGAAAAGGTGACGGAGCTGCGCAAGCAGCTGCCGGGCGCGCCCGAGATCAAGCTGATGGTGTTTGCCTCGCTGCTGCTCGCCGAGGAGAGTCGCGAGGCGCGCGGCATTGCCAGGCAGGCCGCGACGGCGCGTGCCTCGGCGACCGACGATTCCGAGACGCTGGCCACCGCGCTCGAGGAGCTGATCACCTCGCGCGTCGACAAGATGTCGAAGAAGATGAGCGGGGCGGCGTAG
- a CDS encoding 5-formyltetrahydrofolate cyclo-ligase translates to MEPPHLRSIPDMSLIDDKRILRGTMLAWRGTLAEADRAAAAEGLLATFRRERPFEKAAIVSGFWPIKEEIDIRPLLIELFNRGCQLALPVVMGKGQRLLFRAWRPGDSLEAGVFGTLQPSARRETIEPEALLVPLLACDREGWRLGYGGGFYDRTLAALRARGKVIALGVGFDDQLVPNVPHGPSDQRLDWLLTDRRACAFV, encoded by the coding sequence GTGGAGCCGCCCCACCTTCGTTCCATTCCCGACATGAGCCTGATCGACGACAAGCGCATCCTGCGCGGCACCATGCTGGCGTGGCGCGGCACTCTGGCCGAAGCCGATCGTGCGGCGGCTGCCGAGGGTCTTCTCGCGACCTTCCGGCGCGAGCGGCCATTCGAGAAGGCGGCCATCGTGTCCGGCTTCTGGCCGATCAAGGAGGAGATCGACATCCGGCCGCTCCTGATCGAGCTTTTCAATCGAGGCTGTCAGCTTGCATTGCCGGTCGTGATGGGCAAGGGACAGCGGCTCCTCTTCCGCGCCTGGCGGCCGGGCGATTCGCTCGAAGCCGGCGTGTTCGGCACGCTGCAGCCATCGGCCCGGCGCGAGACGATCGAACCCGAGGCGCTGCTGGTGCCGCTGCTGGCTTGCGATCGGGAGGGGTGGCGCCTGGGCTATGGCGGCGGCTTCTACGACCGCACGCTCGCGGCGCTGCGCGCCAGGGGCAAGGTCATTGCCCTCGGTGTGGGCTTCGATGACCAGCTCGTTCCGAACGTGCCGCACGGACCATCGGACCAGCGACTGGATTGGCTGTTGACCGATCGGCGCGCTTGCGCCTTTGTCTGA
- a CDS encoding TIGR00282 family metallophosphoesterase, whose protein sequence is MKVLFCGDIVGRSGREAVIKNVPRLREQLGLDFVVANGENAAAGFGITARICADLHKCGVDCITTGNHVWDQRDIVPYIAQDKRLLRPVNFPPGTPGWGANLFETPRGQKVLVVNVMCRLFMEPLDDPFRAVDAELAKYVMGRSAHFILVDVHGEATSEKQSMGHHCDGRASAVLGTHSHIPTADHWILPQGTAYQTDVGMCGDYDSVIGMKKDVAVQRFIKKVPGERLSPADGEGTLCAALVESDDKTGLARSIRPVRIGGCLSPTE, encoded by the coding sequence ATGAAGGTCCTTTTTTGCGGAGACATCGTCGGACGGTCGGGACGCGAGGCCGTGATCAAGAATGTGCCGCGTCTGCGCGAGCAGCTCGGCCTCGATTTCGTGGTGGCCAACGGCGAGAACGCCGCGGCCGGCTTCGGCATCACCGCACGCATCTGCGCCGACCTGCACAAGTGCGGCGTGGACTGCATCACCACCGGCAATCACGTATGGGACCAGCGCGACATCGTCCCCTACATCGCCCAGGACAAGCGCCTCCTGCGGCCGGTCAACTTTCCGCCCGGCACGCCCGGCTGGGGCGCCAATCTGTTCGAGACGCCGCGCGGCCAGAAGGTTCTCGTCGTGAACGTGATGTGCCGGCTGTTCATGGAGCCGCTCGACGATCCGTTCCGCGCTGTCGATGCCGAGCTCGCGAAGTACGTGATGGGCCGTTCGGCGCACTTCATTCTGGTCGACGTCCACGGCGAGGCGACCAGCGAGAAGCAGTCGATGGGCCATCATTGCGACGGCCGTGCCTCGGCGGTGCTGGGCACGCACAGCCACATTCCGACCGCCGACCACTGGATCCTGCCGCAAGGTACGGCATACCAGACCGACGTCGGCATGTGCGGCGACTACGACTCGGTGATCGGCATGAAGAAGGACGTCGCCGTGCAGCGCTTCATCAAGAAGGTGCCCGGCGAGCGCCTCTCGCCGGCGGACGGGGAGGGGACGCTGTGCGCCGCGCTGGTCGAAAGCGACGACAAGACCGGTCTGGCCCGGTCGATCCGACCGGTCCGGATTGGCGGCTGCCTCTCGCCTACCGAGTGA
- a CDS encoding YebC/PmpR family DNA-binding transcriptional regulator → MAGHSQFKNIMHRKGRQDAQRAKIFTKLIREITTAARLGTADPNANPRLRAAMIAAREANMTRDTIDRAIKRGSGNEADANYDEVRYEGYGPGGVAVIVEALTNNRNRTAGEVRSIFAKHGGNLGESNSVSFMFDHMGEFRYPLDAGTADDVMEKAIEAGADDVASGEGEGAAHEIYCTQDSFNAVREALEKSLGQPSSAKLMWRPKTTTPIEGDAAQTLLDLIAALEDNDDVQNVYANFELSDDALARFAA, encoded by the coding sequence ATGGCTGGCCATTCGCAATTCAAGAACATCATGCACCGCAAGGGCAGGCAGGACGCCCAGCGGGCCAAGATCTTCACCAAGCTCATCCGCGAGATCACGACTGCCGCGCGACTCGGCACCGCCGATCCGAACGCGAATCCCCGCCTGCGGGCGGCGATGATCGCGGCGCGCGAAGCGAACATGACGCGCGATACGATCGACCGTGCCATCAAGCGTGGCTCGGGCAACGAGGCCGACGCCAACTACGACGAGGTACGCTACGAAGGCTACGGTCCAGGCGGCGTCGCGGTGATCGTCGAGGCGCTCACCAACAACCGCAATCGCACCGCCGGCGAAGTGCGCTCGATCTTCGCCAAGCACGGCGGCAATCTCGGCGAATCGAACAGCGTGTCCTTCATGTTCGATCATATGGGCGAGTTCCGCTATCCGCTGGATGCGGGTACGGCGGACGACGTGATGGAGAAGGCGATCGAGGCCGGGGCCGACGACGTGGCGAGCGGCGAGGGCGAAGGCGCCGCGCACGAGATCTACTGCACGCAGGACAGCTTCAACGCCGTGCGCGAGGCGCTCGAGAAGTCGCTCGGCCAGCCCTCGTCGGCCAAGCTCATGTGGCGGCCCAAGACGACGACGCCGATCGAGGGCGATGCGGCGCAGACGCTGCTCGACCTGATCGCGGCGCTGGAGGACAACGACGACGTCCAGAACGTCTACGCCAACTTCGAGCTGTCGGACGACGCTCTGGCGAGGTTCGCGGCCTGA
- the ruvC gene encoding crossover junction endodeoxyribonuclease RuvC, producing the protein MSGAMRLIGLDPGLRLTGWGVIEVEGNRLRHVAHGVIRVVGERSLAERLCELFDGVAAVVAAQQPAEAAVEETFVNVNPGSTLKLGQARGVVLLAPARAGLPVFEYAANLVKKSVVGVGHADKRQIAMMVGRLLPGVEATADAADALAVAICHAHHRAAKRLEAAL; encoded by the coding sequence CTGAGCGGCGCGATGAGACTGATCGGCCTCGACCCCGGTCTGCGATTGACCGGCTGGGGCGTGATCGAGGTCGAGGGCAACCGGCTGCGCCACGTGGCGCACGGTGTGATCAGGGTTGTGGGCGAGCGGTCGCTGGCCGAGCGGCTGTGCGAACTGTTCGACGGTGTGGCGGCGGTCGTGGCGGCGCAACAGCCGGCCGAGGCGGCGGTCGAGGAGACTTTCGTGAACGTCAATCCCGGTTCGACGCTGAAGCTTGGCCAGGCGCGCGGCGTGGTGCTGCTGGCGCCGGCACGCGCCGGACTGCCGGTGTTCGAGTACGCCGCCAACCTCGTCAAGAAGTCGGTGGTCGGCGTCGGCCATGCCGACAAGCGGCAGATCGCCATGATGGTGGGGCGCCTCCTGCCCGGCGTCGAGGCGACGGCGGACGCGGCCGATGCGCTCGCCGTCGCGATCTGCCATGCCCATCACCGCGCCGCCAAGCGGCTGGAGGCGGCGCTGTGA
- the ruvA gene encoding Holliday junction branch migration protein RuvA: MIAKLKGTVDSIGEESAVIDVNGVGYLVSASARTLRDLVAGGSASLLVETIVREDAIALYGFLETAERDWFRILTTVQGVGARVALSILSTLSPQEIARAIAAQDRASLSRAPGVGPRLAARLATELKDKAAAFGVAPAAPQAGGTAPVPAATGSVNEDAVSALVNLGYRRVEAFGAVARATQRLGTDAKLDAVIRAGLQELAR; the protein is encoded by the coding sequence GTGATCGCCAAGCTCAAGGGCACGGTCGATTCGATCGGCGAGGAGAGCGCGGTGATCGACGTGAACGGCGTCGGCTATCTCGTCTCCGCTTCCGCGCGCACCTTGCGCGATCTCGTCGCGGGCGGTTCCGCGTCCCTCCTGGTGGAGACCATCGTGCGCGAAGATGCGATCGCGCTCTACGGCTTCCTCGAGACAGCCGAGCGGGACTGGTTCCGCATTCTCACGACGGTGCAGGGCGTGGGCGCCCGGGTGGCGCTCTCGATCCTGTCGACGCTGTCGCCGCAGGAGATCGCGCGCGCCATCGCCGCCCAGGATCGCGCCAGCCTGAGCCGCGCGCCCGGCGTCGGCCCGCGGCTCGCGGCGCGCCTTGCCACCGAGCTCAAGGACAAGGCGGCGGCTTTCGGCGTCGCCCCGGCCGCGCCGCAAGCCGGCGGGACGGCACCGGTGCCGGCCGCCACGGGTTCGGTCAACGAGGACGCCGTCTCGGCGCTGGTCAATCTCGGCTACCGCCGCGTCGAGGCGTTCGGCGCCGTGGCCCGCGCCACCCAGCGGCTCGGCACTGACGCGAAGCTCGACGCCGTGATCCGCGCCGGCCTGCAGGAGCTGGCGCGATGA
- the ruvB gene encoding Holliday junction branch migration DNA helicase RuvB: MSDAAAERLVAGKRAEEDAAELALRPQTLDDFVGQKQVRENLRIFIAAARARKEALDHVLFHGPPGLGKTTLAQIVAREMGVGFRATSGPVIQKAGDLAAQLTNLQPHDVLFIDEIHRLNPAIEEILYPAMEDFQLDLMIGEGPAARSVRIELPPFTLVGATTRSGLMTRPLRERFGIPLRMVFYEPAELETIVHRAARVLRMEMAADGGAEIARRSRGTPRVANRLLRRVRDFAAVAGHGVVDARAADEALTRLEVDARGLDAMDRRYLACIAENYGGGPVGVETLAAALSEQRDVIEDVIEPYLMQLGLLMRTPRGRLLSEAGYRHLGLALPKEQKRQLDLLATGGQADEA, from the coding sequence ATGAGCGACGCGGCGGCAGAGCGCCTGGTTGCCGGCAAGCGGGCCGAGGAGGATGCCGCGGAGCTCGCGCTGCGCCCGCAGACGCTCGACGACTTCGTGGGCCAGAAGCAGGTGCGCGAGAACCTCAGGATCTTCATCGCCGCCGCCCGGGCCCGCAAGGAGGCGCTCGATCACGTGCTGTTCCATGGGCCGCCCGGTCTCGGCAAGACGACGCTGGCGCAGATCGTGGCGCGCGAGATGGGCGTGGGCTTTCGCGCCACCTCCGGCCCGGTGATCCAGAAGGCGGGCGATCTCGCCGCGCAGCTCACCAACCTGCAGCCGCATGACGTGCTGTTCATCGACGAGATCCACCGCCTCAACCCGGCGATCGAGGAGATCCTCTATCCGGCGATGGAGGACTTCCAGCTCGACCTGATGATCGGCGAGGGGCCGGCGGCGCGCTCGGTCAGGATCGAGCTGCCGCCCTTCACGCTGGTCGGCGCGACGACGCGCTCGGGCCTGATGACACGGCCCCTGCGCGAGCGCTTCGGCATTCCCCTGCGCATGGTGTTCTACGAGCCGGCGGAGCTCGAGACGATCGTGCATCGCGCGGCGCGGGTCCTGAGGATGGAGATGGCCGCGGACGGCGGCGCCGAGATTGCCCGGCGCTCGCGCGGCACGCCGCGCGTCGCCAATCGCCTGCTGCGCCGCGTACGCGACTTCGCCGCCGTGGCGGGGCACGGTGTCGTCGACGCCCGGGCGGCCGACGAGGCGCTGACGCGGCTCGAGGTCGATGCGCGCGGCCTCGACGCGATGGACCGCCGCTACCTCGCCTGCATCGCCGAGAACTATGGCGGCGGCCCGGTCGGCGTCGAGACGCTTGCGGCCGCGCTCTCCGAGCAGCGCGATGTCATCGAGGACGTGATCGAACCCTACCTGATGCAGCTCGGCCTCCTGATGCGGACGCCGCGCGGCCGGCTGCTTTCGGAGGCGGGCTACCGTCATCTCGGCCTCGCCCTGCCGAAGGAGCAGAAGCGCCAACTCGACTTGCTCGCGACGGGCGGGCAGGCGGACGAGGCGTGA
- the ybgC gene encoding tol-pal system-associated acyl-CoA thioesterase, which translates to MSAPAAPPTSGRIVEGRHILPLRVYYEDTDAAGIVYYANWLRFLERGRTEMLRLLGQEHSALRAERDINWVVRRCAIDYLRPARLDDAIEIVTSCGELRGASLGMRQEARYAGEALVRAELVVACMSSAGRPVRLPSEIRQALQAVAQPDPPRSRHIRI; encoded by the coding sequence GTGAGCGCCCCCGCGGCTCCGCCCACCTCGGGGCGCATCGTGGAAGGACGGCACATCCTGCCGCTGCGCGTCTACTACGAGGACACCGACGCCGCCGGCATCGTCTATTACGCGAACTGGTTGCGCTTCCTCGAGCGCGGCCGGACGGAGATGCTCCGACTCCTCGGGCAGGAGCACAGCGCGCTGCGCGCCGAGAGGGACATCAACTGGGTCGTGCGCCGCTGCGCCATCGACTATCTCAGGCCGGCGCGGCTCGACGACGCGATCGAGATCGTCACCTCGTGCGGCGAGCTGCGCGGCGCGTCGCTCGGGATGCGCCAGGAGGCGCGATATGCCGGCGAGGCGCTCGTGCGCGCCGAGCTGGTCGTCGCCTGCATGAGTTCGGCCGGTCGCCCGGTCCGGCTGCCGAGCGAGATTCGGCAGGCGCTGCAAGCGGTTGCGCAACCGGACCCGCCCCGCTCACGCCATATTCGGATATAA